In a genomic window of Gopherus evgoodei ecotype Sinaloan lineage chromosome 14, rGopEvg1_v1.p, whole genome shotgun sequence:
- the ACSS2 gene encoding acetyl-coenzyme A synthetase, cytoplasmic isoform X3: protein MKISYSELLHKVCQFANVLQEQGVKKGDRVSIYMPMIIELVVAMLACARIGALHSIVFAGFSADSLCERILDSNCSLLITADAFYRGDKLINLKQIADEALEKCKDKDSPLKNCIVVKHLGREEELVSDGICSKSPPLKRLCQDVQEKETESSKRFHPKTPWNSHVDLWWHELMKNASKECEPEWCDAEDELFILYTSGSTGKPKGVVHTVGGYMIYTAATFKYVFDHHPEDIYWCTADIGWITGHSYLTYGPLANGATSVLFEGLPIYPDVSRMWSIIDKYQVTKFYTAPTAIRLLMKYGNEPVKKYSRKSLKVLGTVGEPINPEAWLWYYQVVGEERCPIVDTFWQTETGGHVLTPLPAATPMKPGSATFPFFGVVPAILDESGEELEGEAEGYLVFKQPWPGIMRTVYGNHQRFETTYFKKFPGYYVTGDGCKRDKDGYYWITGRIDDMLNVSGHLLSTAEVESALVEHSSVSEAAVVSHPHPVKGECLYCFVTLRDGQKFTTALMDELRKQVREKIGPIATPDYIQHAPGLPKTRSGKIMRRILRKIAKNDQDLGDTSTVADPAVINHLFSNRCDTVL from the exons ATGAAGATCTCATACAGCGAGTTGTTGCACAAGGTCTGCCAATTTGCCAATGTTCTCCAGGAACAAG GAGTAAAGAAAGGAGACAGAGTTTCTATCTACATGCCAATGATTATTGAGCTGGTTGTTGCCATGCTCGCCTGTGCCAGGATTGGAGCACTTCACTCCATTGTG TTTGCAGGTTTCTCAGCAGACTCCCTTTGCGAACGGATTCTCGATTCCAATTGTTCTCTCCTCATTACAGCAG ATGCCTTTTATAGAGGTGATAAGCTGATTAACCTGAAGCAGATCGCAGACGAGGCCCTGGAGAAATGTAAAGACAA AGACTCCCCTCTGAAAAACTGCATTGTGGTCAAGCacttgggaagggaggaggagctggTGTCAGACGGGATATGCAGCAAATCGCCACCTCTGAAGAGGCTGTGCCAGGATGTACAG GAAAAAGAGACTGAGAGCTCAAAGAGATTCCATCCCAAG ACTCCATGGAATTCCCATGTTGACCTTTGGTGGCACGAGCTTATGAAGAATGCCAGCAAGGAGTGTGAGCCTGAATGGTGCGATGCTGAAGATGAGCTGTTCATTCTTTACACCAGCGGATCAACTGGGAAACCCAAG GGCGTTGTGCATACGGTGGGTGGATATATGATTTATACAGCTGCTACCTTTAAGTATGTGTTTGATCACCATCCTGAGGACATTTACTGGTGCACGGCTGACATCGGATGGATAACTGGCCACTCCTACCTCACTTACGGACCACTGGCAAATGGGGCAACCAGTGTATTG TTCGAAGGTCTGCCCATCTATCCAGACGTCAGCCGCATGTGGAGCATCATTGACAAGTACCAGGTGACCAAGTTCTACACTGCGCCCACAGCCATCCGACTGCTCATGAAGTACGGCAATGAGCCCGTCAAAAA GTACAGCAGGAAATCCTTGAAAGTGTTGGGGACGGTCGGAGAGCCCATCAACCCCGAAGCCTGGTTGTGGTACTATCAAGTGGTTGGAGAAGAGAGGTGTCCCATCGTGGATACcttctggcagacagagact GGTGGCCATGTGCTGACGCCGCTCCCCGCTGCCACACCCATGAAGCCGGGTTCCGCG ACGTTTCCATTTTTCGGTGTTGTCCCTGCTATCCTGGATGAATCCGGGGAGGAACTGGAGGGAGAAGCGGAAGGCTACCTG GTATTTAAGCAGCCCTGGCCTGGAATAATGCGCACAGTGTACGGGAACCACCAGCGATTTGAGACTACCTACTTCAAGAAGTTCCCAGGGTACTACGTGACAGGAGATG GCTGCAAGAGAGATAAGGATGGCTATTACTGGATCACGGGGCGCATCGACGATATGCTGAATGTCTCTG GCCACCTGCTGAGCACTGCGGAGGTGGAGTCTGCCCTGGTGGAGCACTCCTCCGTTTCTGAGGCTGCAGTGGTGAGTCACCCCCACCCAGTGAAAGGCGAATGCCTCTACTGCTTTGTGACCTTGAGGGATGGCCAAAAATTCACCACGGCCCTGATGGATGAACTGAGAAAACAAG TTAGAGAAAAAATTGGACCGATAGCAACCCCTGATTACATCCAGCATGCTCCTGGTCTGCCCAAGACCCGCTCAG GTAAAATTATGAGACGTATACTAAGGAAGATTGCAAAGAATGACCAAGATCTGGGAGATACCTCAACTGTGGCAGATCCAGCTGTTATAAACCACCTGTTCAGCAACAGGTGTGACACTGTGCTGTAG